The genomic interval tgtgtaagtgaagatactttacttacttacattaagtttattttaaaaaaaaaaaaatgatgtaagactaatatgggcctagagaatggtgtcaTTATGACtcatttaggtttagagatagacttagtataaataagcatttgtaacctcatggaggggcagattttgattatttttgtgaggctttgctttctagagttcttgaaagaattcatcttgaacttatcaaggctgttaatccttgtggcgttgtttttggcttatcaatctcaagattgtggcgccattttgttctttatttcattgctgaattataatattgagtttcctttacatcaaaccctaatactccaattcttccaattttcgtgatcagtaacctgcgttcatatctcgagttctatatattgtttttcggtgattcaaaagccgaacttgcgtttcagaacgtcatctttcacctcgttttggaatcggccgaatcggagTTTTGCAGGGCCGTTTATCGCGTTCTCCAGCCAtacgcgattttcactcaaatttgtaagtttccgacctagaacgatcctTAAAGTAAACCATGACTAACAAGACCATATCACTAATGCGTGGTGGTATCAGATATTGACATAATACATATATTAGACACATGAGTCACTTCCATATTCACAAATTATTACTTGCGTCAATGTATTAGTATCGTATTCGTGTCAGAGTTGATCTATGAAGCTCAACCGAACCTAGCTCAATTGGACCTAGGTgataaataaactaatattaaGATTTAAGGGCAAATATTACTCACAATATCTTTGGACACTATATCACTTACTCACTTATTCATGTAGTTTAGCCCAAAACCAAGAGGAAACAAAGGTTCACATGAAGCAACTCCATCACTTGGTTGATCAAGCTCTTCAATCTCTCTGAACCAAGTGACTGGAAGTTGACCTTTGAAGTCATGACTACCAAAGATAACATCTGTGATTCCCTCACCTTCAGTACCTGGCAACCATGCAGCAACAAGAGCATCTATCTTTGCCAAAAGCCATTGCTCTAACACTAAAGGTCTTCCAGATATCAGAATAACAAGTGTTGGGATTTTGTCAGCAACTAAGCTTATAACATCAGCTCCATTGAAAGGAATTGTGAGCTTTGAATTGTCACCTAATGACTCGGCGTAAGGAGCTTCACCAACAGCTACAATTGCGAATGCAAACTTGTTACGTTCTATGGTTACTTTTGATGGATACTTCTCGTAAATAACTTCGCTTTCAGCTCCCACGGCTGCCTTAACAGCATCCAAGATTGTTGTTCCTAACATCGTAAGATATAAGCTAATGTGATTATGCaacaaaaggagaaaaaaatgcAGAGTatatataagtaatattttttgtaagCTTTAAAACGTGATTTTGAATTATCTTGATTTtacaaaaatgattttgtttgaaatgaaattatttatgtttggacatttttactttaaaatcatgTTTGATGCAAACGtagttcaaattttttaacCAAACGCAAAagctattttttttatcacttcTGGTCAAACCacaatttgtaaataaaatcaaatttgcCTTACAATAAccaaacatctgtattttcattaaaatcatattcaatataaataaaatcaactcTGATAGTTTTCACCGCGAAACCAaacactaaaataaattttcacatTCCCATGAATATGCATTTGAGTAAAGGACCGAAAAATCAAATACTTGAGAGGGAATGACTGgccaaatcaattttaaaacaaattagcCAATCAGAAACAATTATTCTTCCTAATCAGCCAAAAAGTATAACTATCATAGCTTACCAATTGTAATCCTCCCACTACCACCATACCAAGTTTTAGTCCAACCTCCACATTGATATCCAAGATCATCAGCATGAGTTCCGGTAACAAAAATTTTCTTAGCATTCTTGTTCAATGGAAGAAAAGGTTCACTGATATCTTTCCCATTTTTCAATAGAACCAAGGACTTTCGAACTGCTTCGCGTGCTAGATCTCTATGTGGCTGCAGAAAAAGTATATTATGGTAAAACCAAGTTACAATTTTTAACCAAGTCATGAGGTTTACACCAAGTGTTAATTTTTCACTTACCTTGCAACCAACTTTATCTAGCAAAGATCTGTCACTGAAAGGAAATTCAAAAAGACCAGCAGCAAACTTTACTCTCAAAATTCGCTCAACTGCGTCATCGATTCTGCTCATCGGTACTTCTCCTGATTCAATTAACGAGGTCAATTCTTCGATGAATAGTTCGTATCTGACAGCCACCATCACCTGCAATGAACAAGGTGAAAGCAGATTAAAAAACACACTATGATTAAAGATTCTTGGAACTGAAGATCTTTTACCATGTCAATTCCAGCATTGATGGCAGAGGAGATGCAGTACCGATAATCTGATCCGTGAGGTTTACAAAGCCGGTCAAGCCCCTCCCAGTCGGAAATCACAAAACCCTTTAACAACAATGTGGTAAATGTTGTAATCAAATCAAGAAACAAAAGAAAGTGAATTACAATCTCAGTTATTATTTTCATATCTTATTACACCTTTCTTGAAAAAATGTTAGACCAAATAGCATAGACAATACACAGGCATGATATACCTTGTGCAGAAAatgaacatttttattaaaatcatattgaTGCAAAAGCAACATGAAAATTATACTGATAAATCATGGTCATTTTACCTTAAAACCTAGCTTTTCTTTCAAGATTTCGGTTAACAGAAAACGGTCGGCATGGAGTTTGCGTCCGTTCCAGCTAGTGTAGGACGCCATAACGGTTGAAACTCCCTGGGAAATGCAGTCTAAATAAGGTGCCATGTGTATTCTCTCTAAGTCTTCATAGGACAATATAGTATTCCCTTCATTCACACCCTTATGAGTACCTCCGTCACCAACAAAATGCTTGGCACATGCAATAACATTGTTCCTAAACTCAAACATAAGGTATAAATATCGATAAAAAGTATGAATTGTTATCTCAGAACAGCAGTAGttgatttttcaatatttttaaactaaaatattttgttaacattTATATGAATCCAATTTGCTTACCTTCCAGCCACAAAAGGGTATCCATGTTCATGTCCTTGCGGCGGCTGACCTTGCAAACCGGAAACTATGGAAGTCATCTTTCGGACTATTTCGGTGTCTTCACTGTAACACTCATAGCATCTTCCCCATCTAGGATCTCTGCAGACCTGTATATTTAACCAAGTCATATATTGCATTTCTTTCTTGCCTTGATAGagaaatttgtatatttattttgacgAAGAAGACATGACATGCAAAGACATCACCATAGGAAACTGAGATCCTACTTAGGTTAGCACCTCAGCTCTTAACAATCATCTGCATCATGCCTCCgtgtaatataaataaataaaaaaaagttccAAATCGTCCTTGTTTTAACTTCTGTTCATAACTGATGCAAAATTTTCAGAATACAAAATGTTCGCGAAAAAAGATGGAGCATCCAAGCAATGCAACCTTGCAAACTCAGCATAGCATATGTAGTTTGTTGCCACAATTTGTCCAGGCATCGAATGACTAGTTGATTGCAGTGCCTTACCGCAACACAAGGAGCAAAATTATAGTGCATTCCACTTGCTTTAACTTCAAGTGCCGTAGCAGCTCCAATTCTTCGAGCTAAATCAGCATCTCTACACAAGCATGCCGCCCGTGAAAGTCAATAACTGATTCCAAATTATAATAGCATTATCTTCTCCTTAGATTagcatatttgtttttttgacttaaatgcacttttggttcctatatttttactgattcacgattttagtccctccatttttaaatatgaaaatatggtCCCCCagtttgtaaaatttcaaaatcttcCCTACCACTGAATTTGAAGCTCGCTTTTGCAAATGTGACAAGTTGAATATTAGAGAACCATATTCAAACTTCATAGTGATGCACTAAAGTAAAGCCTAACCCTTTTCCACCttaataatgtaaaatactGTTAATTGAGTTCAAAAGCAGCCATTAAGCACAGGGGAATGAATGAACTAACCTAGTAGCTCCAAGGCCAACATTGTGAGGAAATATGGTAGCACCATAGACACTATTATTACCATGAACGGCATCAATCCCATAGATTAGAGGTATCCCAAGTCTAGACTCTAGAGCTGATTTTTGAAAGCCATCTACCATATCAGCCCAATCTGATGACATTGCATTCTCAAAAGGGGCACTACCTCCAGAACTAAGTATGCTCCCtataaattgcaaatttaatcaaactCCAAACAAAAGGGTCAAATCCAaatcaacaaaaacaaacagTAATCCCTTAATTTAGTCATTCAAAGTATCATTCTCTGTTCTGTTTAGTCTTGGAGGAAGATGGAGAGGAGGGGAGGtgagataatatttttaagtttttgtgtttggttcaatttttagGAGGAGAGGAGAGGGAGCCAAAACCCATCCTAGAGCTCATTTTGCTCTCCCTCCATTTTGGGTGGATTTGGAGGGGAAGGACTCCATATAACTAAAGTACTATTGAGAATCCCTCCCCTCCTctcaaaccaaacaaaaaaccATTAAAAATCCCTCCCCTCCCCTCCCTTCTTTAGAACCAAACATGTCTTCACTTCTCCTCCTCCCCTCCCATCCCCTCCCACTCGTTGAACCAAACAGACCCTAAAGTATATGAAAAATGATAAGTAGTCCTAAAAATATGTGAATCCCTCCCACTAGTCCTAGAGAGATTGAAAGTctgtttggattgacttatttcAATTTCTCTCCTAGTATAAGTACTTGTGAGATTATTTGGTagagcttatgaaaacaacttatgacgTGTCCATAAGTTCTTCAAGATAACTAAtgtaaacaacttttttaaagtcatttgtaaataatttatgacttatatgaaaacagtttgactttattttatcttctataaataaatagtttatagaTAAGTACTTATATGATAAGAGTGTTTTTAGTTCAGAAATACATGGAGATCAAAATTGTTGACTTTTAACTTATGGaaccaattttgtgaatccatgaagaaatcaaaactgcaattaaccaaaaaaaaaaaagacacatCACACATACATACTCAAAATTAAAGTGCCTATTTTGAAGAGAGACTCTTAGTTGGGATcagtaaaattaatttcaacttCCAAAAAGTTCAAAGCTTGCATATTATGGCGGCATAGCAAACACAAATTATACAGAAAAATCATAAAAGTTTGCACTTTTAAGACAATATCTGAAATGGAGTACTTGGAATACATACCAATGGAGAGGTGTGATATGAGCGAAGGAGTAGCAACAGTGCGCTCGATTTGGGTCATCTGAGCAATCTTATCGTTGAGAGTCATGCGAGAAAGAAGGTCCTTGACACGAGCTTCAATGGGTTCGTTGGGATTCTTGTAGATGTAATCCATGGCTTCTTTAGAGTTTGGACTTGGTTGGTTGAAGTTGTTAATTATGATGATATTACTCGAAATGGAATCCTATTTATATATACGGGCATGTTCTTTAAATtacacaaaataatatttttttttttttaatatttcaatcatttatctttcttttaatgttgaatttatcatttatgtttgtaaatatttatattaatagttttaatttcaaattaataaaactgaaattttaaattttttaatttttttaataaacttgtataatttttaaggaattttaattacaacaattataaaaatataaatccttcatcaaattttagaaaagtAATAAACAAGAGAGAATtcgagttaaataaattttatggtttttgatattaaatgtaaaattttcTCGATCTATGtcataaaattatatagaaATTATTATATTGTTCTATATATGATTGATAACAAAATTCATagtacaatttttaaaatatctaactaaaaatgattaaaatgtagttaagactaaaaataattcaatattgTAACTTTTATAAAgatttttgtataatttaaaatactacacgatgtattttgtttattatttataaagattaaatcTTATGGCAATACACAAATGAATTTCTTAATTAATGGTGATCAAGTTGTCATAATGAATATCTTACAGTCACTCTGATCTTATTATAAAGagtattattgtattttttaaaatcataaaacataAGTAATACTTTGATTATTAGAATAGATAGATTGTAATTATATGATGAGAATTGGAGGTAGATAAACGAAAGAGAAAATATGTAAAGATAAAAGATATATTACATATCAAATGAGGGACAAACCAACCTATTTGATTCAACTGTTCTAACAATAAACGGTAGATTGATTCTATGTCAGTAGCATTGacatgtgtttttttttccttctaatcAACCATCATCAAAGTTTTCTATTCTCGATATAAGATATTCTcctcatcaaaaataaaataaaattgtgacctcaattttttttttatctatgaaCTTTAATCTTCAAGTCGAcattaaaaactatattttttttcatagcGAGTTTAACTACCTCTTAAATTAACGCCCATAaatcaaaattgtattttttggtCCAATATTTCGTGTGtagttaatttatatatttataaaatttagtgaaatttgTTAATAGTACTATTACTAGtactttatcttttttcttcttttctttctttttagtaGTTTGTCTTTTTTGTCTAAGTTATGTGGTTGCATCTAACCTTACTATTAGTTGACTTCCATTTCATTATGGAGTGTGTGGCTCTTAAGTTGATTATTTTGTATATtgacaaaaattatttaacctCATGTGTAGTTAATTTGTACATCAGTTACCACAATTAGGAATGAAAATAGACTGAACTGAGTTAGGTTTTGTTAGGCATGACTTTGGTTTGTACAAATATTCAAGG from Cicer arietinum cultivar CDC Frontier isolate Library 1 chromosome 5, Cicar.CDCFrontier_v2.0, whole genome shotgun sequence carries:
- the LOC101514797 gene encoding uncharacterized protein isoform X3 — translated: MTSIVSGLQGQPPQGHEHGYPFVAGRNNVIACAKHFVGDGGTHKGVNEGNTILSYEDLERIHMAPYLDCISQGVSTVMASYTSWNGRKLHADRFLLTEILKEKLGFKGFVISDWEGLDRLCKPHGSDYRYCISSAINAGIDMVMVAVRYELFIEELTSLIESGEVPMSRIDDAVERILRVKFAAGLFEFPFSDRSLLDKVGCKPHRDLAREAVRKSLVLLKNGKDISEPFLPLNKNAKKIFVTGTHADDLGYQCGGWTKTWYGGSGRITIGTTILDAVKAAVGAESEVIYEKYPSKVTIERNKFAFAIVAVGEAPYAESLGDNSKLTIPFNGADVISLVADKIPTLVILISGRPLVLEQWLLAKIDALVAAWLPGTEGEGITDVIFGSHDFKGQLPVTWFREIEELDQPSDGVASCEPLFPLGFGLNYMNK
- the LOC101514797 gene encoding uncharacterized protein isoform X1, with product MDYIYKNPNEPIEARVKDLLSRMTLNDKIAQMTQIERTVATPSLISHLSIGSILSSGGSAPFENAMSSDWADMVDGFQKSALESRLGIPLIYGIDAVHGNNSVYGATIFPHNVGLGATRDADLARRIGAATALEVKASGMHYNFAPCVAVCRDPRWGRCYECYSEDTEIVRKMTSIVSGLQGQPPQGHEHGYPFVAGRNNVIACAKHFVGDGGTHKGVNEGNTILSYEDLERIHMAPYLDCISQGVSTVMASYTSWNGRKLHADRFLLTEILKEKLGFKGFVISDWEGLDRLCKPHGSDYRYCISSAINAGIDMVMVAVRYELFIEELTSLIESGEVPMSRIDDAVERILRVKFAAGLFEFPFSDRSLLDKVGCKPHRDLAREAVRKSLVLLKNGKDISEPFLPLNKNAKKIFVTGTHADDLGYQCGGWTKTWYGGSGRITIGTTILDAVKAAVGAESEVIYEKYPSKVTIERNKFAFAIVAVGEAPYAESLGDNSKLTIPFNGADVISLVADKIPTLVILISGRPLVLEQWLLAKIDALVAAWLPGTEGEGITDVIFGSHDFKGQLPVTWFREIEELDQPSDGVASCEPLFPLGFGLNYMNK
- the LOC101514797 gene encoding uncharacterized protein isoform X2, producing the protein MHYNFAPCVAVCRDPRWGRCYECYSEDTEIVRKMTSIVSGLQGQPPQGHEHGYPFVAGRNNVIACAKHFVGDGGTHKGVNEGNTILSYEDLERIHMAPYLDCISQGVSTVMASYTSWNGRKLHADRFLLTEILKEKLGFKGFVISDWEGLDRLCKPHGSDYRYCISSAINAGIDMVMVAVRYELFIEELTSLIESGEVPMSRIDDAVERILRVKFAAGLFEFPFSDRSLLDKVGCKPHRDLAREAVRKSLVLLKNGKDISEPFLPLNKNAKKIFVTGTHADDLGYQCGGWTKTWYGGSGRITIGTTILDAVKAAVGAESEVIYEKYPSKVTIERNKFAFAIVAVGEAPYAESLGDNSKLTIPFNGADVISLVADKIPTLVILISGRPLVLEQWLLAKIDALVAAWLPGTEGEGITDVIFGSHDFKGQLPVTWFREIEELDQPSDGVASCEPLFPLGFGLNYMNK